TGCGCTGCGTGACCAAGGACACCAACGCCAACACCATCACCCACTACGTGGACAGCACGCTCAAGCACGTCAAGCGCGTGGTGCGCGCCCTGCAGGAGGAGTTCCCCAACGCGGAAATCGCCACCCGCAAGCTGGCGCTGGTTTCCGCCATCGGCAGCGACATGCAGGTGCCGGGCATCCTCGCCAAGACCGTCACCGCCCTGGCGGAAGAGGAAATCAGCATCATCGCGCTGCACCAGTGCATGCGTCAGGTGGACATGCAGTTCATCATCGATGAAGAGCATTACGAGAAGGCCATCGCCAAGCTGCACGCCACCCTGATCGAGCCGCACAACCACGAGTACGCCATCGTCGCGGCGTAATCGCGGCAACGCCCCGGCCACCGGCCGGGGCCGCACGAATTGCCGGCGCCGGGTTCGGTCGCCCTGGTGCCGGTAATGGAGGACGTCTTGCCTCCCGATCGGGCCGCCCGGACTGCGAATGCCGGGCGGTACCCGATCACCTTTCCGCGTCATCCCGCGACCTTCACGACCGTCCACACTCACCCCTTCCGCGCGTCAATCTGACTGTCGTTCGTCGACGTACAATCTCCAAACTTTTTGCAAACTTCGAAAACTGGACCGTACCGGCACTATGCGACACAGATTCTGGCCGGAAGAATCGGCCGACGACATCGAACTGGCCGCCCTCAATCGGGCGAACGGGACGCCTCCGGGCCGCGACGACACCCTGCAGACCATGGCTGACGCCGACAGCGCCGATAGCCTGTCGCTGGTGTCGCACTATTTCCGCGACGCCGCACGCTATTCGATGCTGGGGGAGCGCGCCGAACGGCGGCTCAGCCGGCGCCTGCATCACGCCCTGGCGCGGCTGGCCGAACACCGCGGCCTGCCCGAAGGCACGGCGCTGACCCTGCGCGACGTCACCGAAGAGCTGCTGCCCGGCGACCTGACCTCGGCCCATGCCCGCCGCGCCCTGCGCCTGGCATCGGCCTGCCGCAGCACGCTGATCCAGAGCAACTTGCGGCTGGCGGTGCATCTGGCGCGGCGCCACGCCAATCGCGGCATCCCGCTGATCGACCTGATCCAGGATGGCAACGTGGGGCTGATCAAGGCGGTGGAGCGCTTCGACCCGGGTAAGGGCTTCCGCTTTTCCACCTACGCCTATTGGTGGATCAGCGAGGAAATCAAACGCAGCCTCAAGCGCGGGCGCCGGGTGGTGCGCACCCCAGAGCACGTGGTGGATGAGATCCGCGCATTGCAATCCGCCAGCCAGCAACTGCGCGGCGAAAGCGGCAATGCTCCCGACGCCTCGGCGCTGGCGCGACGACTGGGCACCTCGATCCGGCGCATCAAGGAACTGCAGCGCTACGCGCTGCCGGAAGTGTCCACCGACACACCGCTGAGCGACAGCGAGGACCTCAAGCTGGGGGATGCTCTGGCCGCCGAGCCTCCACGCGACCAGCCGGAAACCAGCCTGGAGCCGCGCGACCAGAAACGTCTGCTGGGGGACATCCTCGCCCGCCTGGATCCCCGGGAGCAGGATATCCTGTCACGCCGCTTTGGCCTGGACCGGGCCGAGCCGGAAACCCTGCAGGTGATCTCCGAAGCCCTGGGTCTGAGCCGTGAGCGGGTGCGTCAGATCGAGAAAGGAGCATTGGCAAAACTGCGCGAGCAGTACGCCGATCTGGCTCACATGGCGGGAAACTGAGACGCCGGGCCGTCGTCGGCCGGCATCTCAGCCGTCACAGAGGATGAGTGAGCAACCAGCCCGCCGCGACCGCCTGACAGGCACAGGCCACCAGCGTCAGCACCGCGCGCAGGCGCCGGTACCAGCCGGGCCAGTACAGCCGCATCCACTTAACATCCACCACGTAGAGCGCCAGATAGGCCAGGGGATAGACCAGTGTCTGGGCCGACAATGGCAGCAGCAGCGCCAGCCCGGCGGTCAGGAAAAACACCTGGCTGACCACCAGCGTGGAGATGGGGGAGAGGGGGAAGCAACGCTGCTCCAGTTGCAACGCGATGGGCCAGTAGACACCCGCCATGAACGCGAGAATGCCGGCGCTGTAGATGTAGAACAGCTTGATGCACAGGGCCTCGGCGCCGGGCCAGAAGATAATCGCCAACACCCCGATCAGGAAGGGGGCCAGCCCGGCCAGGCCGATGGCGGTTGCCAGTCGCGCCACCGAAATCATCGGCGATCTTCCTGCACGCGGATGCGCAGGGGCTCCGACTTGCCGTCGTCGAGGCCGATCATCTCGTCATAGGCGGAGGCGTGGACCACCTCGGTGCGCTGCACATCGAACGACCCCAGCAGATCCTGGGCCTGCCAGGCGCTTTTCAGCAACCGCGACCGGCCCCGGTCGTCGGACAACACGTAGAGACCGTCCGCCAGGTGCAAACGCGCCATGTAGAACTGCCCTTCCAGGGACAGCAATTCCAGCAGGTCGATCCGGAGATCGTCCCGCTGTCGCAGCTCTTCGAGGGTGATTCGCAAGACCCGTCCTCCCGGCCATGGGTGTGGGTATGGTTGTGGGAAGACGTACGCTCAGGATGCGTGAAAGGATCAGGCCGGGTGCTGCGCTCAGCGCGGGAACGGTCGCTCACCCGCCAGCTCAGCGCAGACGGCGTGCTGCGGACAGTGCCAGAGGTGATCGTTGACCAGCCCCACCGCCTGCATGAAGGCATAGACGATGGTGGGCCCGACGAAATTGAACCCCTGCTTCTTGAGCGCGCGGGACATCGCCTCGGCCTCGGGCGTGGTGGTCGGCACCTGATCGAGCGAGCGCCAGGCACCCTGGATCGGACGATGCTCGACGAACGACCAGAGGAACTCGGAGAAGGAGCGGCCCGCCTCCTGGAAAGCCAGGAAAGCACGCGCGTTGCGGATAATCGACTCCACCTTGAGCCGATTGCGGATGATTCCGGGATTCTCCAGCAGCGATGCCACTTTGTCGGCATCGTAGCGGGCGATGCGCTCCGGATCGAAACCGTCGAACGCGGCCTCGTAGTTGGCCTGCTTGCGCAGAATGGTGATCCAGCTCAGTCCCGCCTGCTGACCGTCCAGGCACAGCTTCGCGAACAGCTCGCGGTCGTCGGACACCGGCCGCCCCCAGATCCGGTCGTGATACTCAACGTACTGCGGGTCGCTGCCGCACCAGCCGCAGCGCTCGGCAACGCGGGTGTCCGGGGTGTCACTCATGCCTGTTCTCCCTGCCTGGCCTGTGTGCTTGCGTGATGCCGCGACGGTTCGCTCAGGGCTGCAGGCGATTGACCCGCCACCCATCCGCCTCGCGGCAGTATTCAAACCGGTCGTGCAGGCGACTGGGACGCCCCTGCCAGAATTCGAAGCGCTCCGGCACCAGGCGGTAGCCGCCCCAGAACGACGGCAGCGGCACCTCGCCCTGCTGGAAGCGCTGCTTCATTTCAGCCACCTTCTGCTCAAGCAGACCGCGCGAGGAAATCACCCGGCTCTGTTCCGACACCCAGGCACCGATCTGGCTGCCACGCGGGCGCGAGGCGAAGTAGCGCAGGGATTCCGCCTTGCTCACCTTCTCCACCCGGCCTTCGATACTGACCTGCCGGTTGAGGGCAATCCAGGGAAACAGCATGGCCGCGCGCGGGTTGCGTTCCAGTTCCTGTGCCTTGCGGCTGCCATAGTTGGTGTAGAAGACGAATCCCTCGTCGCCGAAATACTTCAGCAGAACCGTGCGCAGGCTCGGTTGACCACCATCACCCACCGTGCCCAGCGACAGTGCATTGGGCTCAAGCACGCCCGCATCCCGTGCATCCTGGAACCAGCGTTCGAACTGGCGCACCGGCTCCGGGTCCAGGTGGTCCTCATCCAGGCCTTCGGATTCGAAGTCCCGACGCATGTCACTGATATCCATGATCTCGTCCTGTCGCCCCCCTTTCACTGCATTAGAAGTACGGCCACTGCATTGCAAGTACGGTCACTGCGCTGAAGTACGCTGTCGCAGCGCTGGAAGTTCATTCACGACACGCCAATCCCGGGGGCTGGCATACAGGTTGCGTGTGCACTCCAGCAACGACCTGTCTCCGGCAGGCTTTCATCATACGGACTCCAACGGCGCCTTGGTATGCCCGGCCGCGGCTGTCCGATTCATCCAGAGGCATCCGGCACCGTCCGGCATGACCGACTCATTTATTTAGACGCCAAAATATTTTGCGTCTTTGTCATGGCGAGCAACGCCCCGACGTTTCCGCCATCTGTTCCGTCAAGTTTAGAGACGGACCTCGCTAGCCTTCGTATAAAGGCTCTGCTAGCGTGCAATACAGATCCAGCCAGGGAGCGGCGAACAAAATGAGTTTAAATTCAATTTTTTACTATACTTAATAAATAACGCCGTACCGGGCCTCGGGGCCCTACAGGAAAAACCTGGAATGAAGCCAAAAGTCATCGTCAAGAACCTCTTCAAAGTCTTCGGGGACAACCCGGAAGAGGCCATGAACCTGGTTCGCCAGGGCATTGGCAAGGCGGATATCTTCAAACAGACCGGCAAGACCATCGGCGTCATGGACGCTTCCTTCGAGATCCACGAAGGCGAGATTTTCGTCGTCATGGGCCTGTCCGGTTCCGGCAAATCCACCCTCGTGCGGCTGCTCAACCGCCTGATCGAGCCCACTGAGGGCGAGGTCTGGGTCGGCGATCAGAACATCGCCGCCCTGTCGGAGAGCGAACTCAACGAGCTGCGCCGCAAGAAAATGAGCATGGTGTTCCAGTCGTTCGCGCTCATGCCTCACATGAACGTGATCGATAATGCGGCATTCGGCCTGGAATTGTCCGGCGTACCGCGGGAGGAGCGCCATAAAAGGGCACGCGCCGCGCTGGCCCAGGTCGGTCTGGAAGCCAACGCCCGCAGCTACCCGGACGAGCTGTCCGGTGGCATGCAGCAACGGGTCGGCCTGGCCCGCGCCCTGACCAACGATCCGGAAATCATGCTGATGGACGAGGCCTTCTCGGCCCTGGATCCACTGATCCGCACCGAGATGCAGGATGAGCTGGTCAAGCTGCAGCGCGACTCCAAGCGCACCGTCATCTTCATCTCCCATGACCTGGACGAAGCCATGCGCATCGGCGATCGCATCGCCATCATGGAGGGCGGCCGCGTGGTCCAGGTGGGCACCCCGGACGAGATCCTCAAGAACCCGGCGGACGATTACGTTCGTTCCTTCTTCCGTGGAGTGGACGTCTCCACCGTGCTGTCGGCCCGCGACATCGCCACCAAGAAACAGATCACCGTGATCGAACGCGAAGGCGCCGGCCCCCGGGCGGCGCTGGAACGCCTGCGCCAGAACGAGCGCGACTACGGCTACGTGGTCACCCCGGACCAGACCTTCCACGGTGTGGTCTCCATCGACTCCCTGAAAACCGCCGACAGTAACGGCGGCCGCGTCAGCGACGCCCTGCTGTCCGGCGTGGACCCCATTGCCGCCGACGCATCCCTGCACGACATCATCGGCTCCGTAGCGGAAGCGCCCTGCGGGCTGCCGGTGGTCAATGGTGACGGACGCTACCTGGGTGTGATTTCCAGGTCCGTACTGCTGCAGGCTCTGGATCGGGAGGGGGAATAGACATGGCAGAAGAAAACAACACACAGAATGGGGACCAGGTCCCCTACGACGCCTCCGGCGATAACAATCCCTGGGCCGACGCCTCGGAACAACAGGGCGCGGGCGGCGGTGCCGGCAACCCCTGGGGCAGCGCCGGCGGCGAGGGCGAAGGCGCCACCAACGGCGGCGACTGGCTCAGCGGCGCGGACCAGGTGGACGCCGTCCACAACACCTTGAGCGATCCCTTCAAAACCGAGTGGTTCGACATCCAGAGCGGCGTGGAACACGGCATCGACTGGATCGTCGACAACTTCCGGATCTTCTTCCAGTTGGTCAAGCAGCCGGTGGATTTCGCCCTGAGCTTCTTCGACGCCACCCTGCTCAGCGTGCCGCCGGTGATCATGATCATCCTGTTCGGCCTGCTGGCCTGGCAACTGGCGGGCATCCGCCTGGGCATCGCCGCGATTATCGGGATGACCGCCATGGGCGCCATCGGCGCCTGGAACGAGGCGATGACCACCCTGTCGCTGGTAATCACCTCCGTGCTGTTCTGCATGATCATCGGCATTCCCACCGGCATCTGGATGGCCAAGAGCGATCGGATCACCAGCGTCGTGCGCCCGGTGCTGGACGCCATGCAGACCACGCCGGCCTTCGTCTACCTGGTGCCGATCGTCATGCTGTTCGGCATCGGCAACGTGCCGGGCGTCATCGTCACCATCATCTTCGCGGTGGCGCCGGTCATTCGCCTGACCAACCTGGGCATCCGCCAGGTGCCGTCCGATCTGGTGGAAGCCTCGCGCTCGTTCGGCGCCAGCCCGCGCCAGCTGCTGTTCAAGGTCCAACTGCCGCTGGCCATGCCCACCATCATGGCGGGCGTGAACCAGACGCTGATGCTGGCCCTGTCGATGGTCGTTATCGCCTCCATGATCGCCGTGCCCGGCCTGGGCCTGATGGTGCTGCGCGGCATCGGTCGCCTCGACATCGGCCTGGCCACCGTCGGCGGCATCGGCATCGTGATCCTGGCCATCATCCTCGATCGCATGACCCAGGCACTGGGTCGCGACTCCCGGGAAAGGGGGACCCGCCACTGGTACGAATCCGGTCCCGTGGGACTGGTCCATGGACTGGTCAAGAGCAAGAGAGAAGCCTGATTTCATCCATAACACGAGAAGAAAGCAGAGAGCAGGAGGAAGCACGACATGACTATCAAGCAAACGCTGACAGGCGCGCTGCTGGCAGGCGGCGTGGTAATGGCGGCGCAGGCCCAGGAGATGCCCGGGGAGGGCGTCACCGTCCAGGCGCTGCAAAGCCCGATCGCCGAGGAAACCTTCCAGACCATGCTGGTCAACGAAGCCCTGCGTGACCTGGGCTACGACGTCCAGCCGATCCAGGAAGTGGACTACAGCGCCGG
This DNA window, taken from Marinobacter bohaiensis, encodes the following:
- a CDS encoding DNA-3-methyladenine glycosylase I gives rise to the protein MSDTPDTRVAERCGWCGSDPQYVEYHDRIWGRPVSDDRELFAKLCLDGQQAGLSWITILRKQANYEAAFDGFDPERIARYDADKVASLLENPGIIRNRLKVESIIRNARAFLAFQEAGRSFSEFLWSFVEHRPIQGAWRSLDQVPTTTPEAEAMSRALKKQGFNFVGPTIVYAFMQAVGLVNDHLWHCPQHAVCAELAGERPFPR
- a CDS encoding DUF6482 family protein, which encodes MRITLEELRQRDDLRIDLLELLSLEGQFYMARLHLADGLYVLSDDRGRSRLLKSAWQAQDLLGSFDVQRTEVVHASAYDEMIGLDDGKSEPLRIRVQEDRR
- the proW gene encoding glycine betaine/L-proline ABC transporter permease ProW; the protein is MAEENNTQNGDQVPYDASGDNNPWADASEQQGAGGGAGNPWGSAGGEGEGATNGGDWLSGADQVDAVHNTLSDPFKTEWFDIQSGVEHGIDWIVDNFRIFFQLVKQPVDFALSFFDATLLSVPPVIMIILFGLLAWQLAGIRLGIAAIIGMTAMGAIGAWNEAMTTLSLVITSVLFCMIIGIPTGIWMAKSDRITSVVRPVLDAMQTTPAFVYLVPIVMLFGIGNVPGVIVTIIFAVAPVIRLTNLGIRQVPSDLVEASRSFGASPRQLLFKVQLPLAMPTIMAGVNQTLMLALSMVVIASMIAVPGLGLMVLRGIGRLDIGLATVGGIGIVILAIILDRMTQALGRDSRERGTRHWYESGPVGLVHGLVKSKREA
- the pdxH gene encoding pyridoxamine 5'-phosphate oxidase, which translates into the protein MDISDMRRDFESEGLDEDHLDPEPVRQFERWFQDARDAGVLEPNALSLGTVGDGGQPSLRTVLLKYFGDEGFVFYTNYGSRKAQELERNPRAAMLFPWIALNRQVSIEGRVEKVSKAESLRYFASRPRGSQIGAWVSEQSRVISSRGLLEQKVAEMKQRFQQGEVPLPSFWGGYRLVPERFEFWQGRPSRLHDRFEYCREADGWRVNRLQP
- a CDS encoding DUF3429 domain-containing protein, whose protein sequence is MISVARLATAIGLAGLAPFLIGVLAIIFWPGAEALCIKLFYIYSAGILAFMAGVYWPIALQLEQRCFPLSPISTLVVSQVFFLTAGLALLLPLSAQTLVYPLAYLALYVVDVKWMRLYWPGWYRRLRAVLTLVACACQAVAAGWLLTHPL
- a CDS encoding sigma-70 family RNA polymerase sigma factor → MRHRFWPEESADDIELAALNRANGTPPGRDDTLQTMADADSADSLSLVSHYFRDAARYSMLGERAERRLSRRLHHALARLAEHRGLPEGTALTLRDVTEELLPGDLTSAHARRALRLASACRSTLIQSNLRLAVHLARRHANRGIPLIDLIQDGNVGLIKAVERFDPGKGFRFSTYAYWWISEEIKRSLKRGRRVVRTPEHVVDEIRALQSASQQLRGESGNAPDASALARRLGTSIRRIKELQRYALPEVSTDTPLSDSEDLKLGDALAAEPPRDQPETSLEPRDQKRLLGDILARLDPREQDILSRRFGLDRAEPETLQVISEALGLSRERVRQIEKGALAKLREQYADLAHMAGN
- the proV gene encoding glycine betaine/L-proline ABC transporter ATP-binding protein ProV, with the translated sequence MKPKVIVKNLFKVFGDNPEEAMNLVRQGIGKADIFKQTGKTIGVMDASFEIHEGEIFVVMGLSGSGKSTLVRLLNRLIEPTEGEVWVGDQNIAALSESELNELRRKKMSMVFQSFALMPHMNVIDNAAFGLELSGVPREERHKRARAALAQVGLEANARSYPDELSGGMQQRVGLARALTNDPEIMLMDEAFSALDPLIRTEMQDELVKLQRDSKRTVIFISHDLDEAMRIGDRIAIMEGGRVVQVGTPDEILKNPADDYVRSFFRGVDVSTVLSARDIATKKQITVIEREGAGPRAALERLRQNERDYGYVVTPDQTFHGVVSIDSLKTADSNGGRVSDALLSGVDPIAADASLHDIIGSVAEAPCGLPVVNGDGRYLGVISRSVLLQALDREGE